The window ATAGACTTTGgaaaattgtatttttcaaaTAGTATTTGATGGAGGTAGTATtttccaatttaaaattttcttaaagatgaatttgtttccatttttgaattctctattTAACCTACATGGCTTTCTACATCTAAGTTTTCATGACAAACACATATGCTAATGGCTCATAGTGTGAGACTCGTCATAGCTCTACTTCACATATTTGCATTGTCATTTCTAGACATTCTTAAAATAAGCAATGGCTTAGAGAGTGACATCTACTGCTTGAGGTCCATTAGAGATTCACTAGAAGACCCCCACAACTACTTGAAAAATTCATGGAACTTCAACAACAATACCGCAGGTTTCATCTGTGAATTTGGTGGGGTTGAATGCTGGCACCCAAATGCTAATGAGGTCTTAAATATCCAACTCAGTCACATGATGCTCAAGGGCCAATTCCCTCGTGACATTAAGAATTGCACACATTTAATAGGGTTAGACCTCTCTGCTAATGAACTTTCAGGACCACTCCCATTTGTctctgtaaagttgtgatttacaactatgttttatgttggttttattccatgacaaaaagtgttgtaattgctttaatttagttccttgtattttgtgggattttattgtattggttttagtattaagttggtgaagactcaagcttaattgAAGAATCGGTGTATTTCGCGACTAGCTCGCGAGAAGggcatgtgagaagcacatgactggaagctgaagagtcgtgccaggcTGTCAGTTTCACGAGTATCTTGCAGGTAAGGCCTTCTTGCGAGGTAGTCGTGAAACAttctgcctggaggatttttaagtgtgactttcttacccttcacccatactatatataccatcATTACCCTTAGAAATTGTAAGAAtgccattcagagagaaaaaccctagataggttttctacaacatacacacccatctttttgagagagagctactcatctttagtgagaaatcattctagcctcttctccttccctctcctattgtcataccttgagaggagatttgtacccaaacacttaccacacctttttAGAGTGTTCAATgaggttttggtgttgctgggaagcattggaagaagccaggctttggcagatgcaatcgAGCGTATTGCAAgatctggagagctagacaagacatggttccgagaagtcttgttggagtaggagcttggagggcttaggtgaatcgggtagattaggtttagAGGGTCTCttactaacccatgtatcccaactgattgtctagtggatcgattatcgcttggagggtgACGGAAAGGATTTACGCCGAGTACTTctgtttcctcttcgataacacatcggcatgttatcttgtgtttgcatccttcttccctactcttttagctttcatattTTTGCTATGTTATATTgtatatggcttagagtagtttgtttgtttatctgcTCGCATTTACTGTATTctgcacttagtataagttagagtaaaatctatcaagccataatttttatttagggggtctaaatagcttgtgtgttttaacacattttcgagcattcaGTCTCAAAACTCAATAACTCCGAAAACAAATTTTCTGGGGAAATCCCAAAGAGCTTTGtcaattttagttttctaaatGTTCTTAAACTTAACCATAATCGACTAAATCGTCAAATCCCTTCCCAAATAAGCGGCCTCAATCGTTCGAAATGGTTCTAACAATTAGTTGTCATGATTGGTCCCTGTCTTTAACAAAACCGCTACTAAGTTTACAGCTAAGAGCTTTGCTAACAACAAGGAACTTTGTGGAGGGCCATTAGAACCCTGTCCAAAACGAATATGGaaattcttttcattcaaaAATGGGTTTCTAGTTGGTTATGTGCTTTTTGTATTCcacacttagtataagttataGTAAAATCTATCAAGCCGTAATTTTTCTTTAGGGGGTCTAAGCAGCTCGTGTGTtgtaacacattttcgagcattcagtctcaaaactcaataactccataaacaaattttttgggGAAATCCCAAAGAGCTTTGTCAATTGTAGTTTTCTAAACGTTCTTAAACTTGACCATAATCAACTAACTAGTCAAATCTCTCCCCAAATAAGCGACCTCAATCGTTCGAAGTTCTTCAATGTTGCTAACAATCAGTTGTCATGATTGTTCCCTGTCTTTAACAAAACCACTACTAAGTTTATAGCTAAGATCTTTGCTAACAAAAAGGAACTTTGCGTAGGGCCAATGGAACCCTATCCAAAACGAATATGGaaattcttttcattcaaaAATGGGTTTCTAGTTGGTTATGTGTTTTTTGTAGGTTcaataatggttttttttttttttttttttttgggtccaatTATATGGCTTTTGTAGAGACTAGAAAAATTGGCggcccaagcccacttagaatagtggCTAGGTCAATCCAATCGtggcccaaaacaatgaatttgtaagagAGGGAAACAAACAACTAAAGGGGGGCTCCGCTCGAGGAGGCACAATAAGGAAGAAAAGATTTATCTTATTAAATGGATGAATCACTTTCTCAATACCAGTTGGCCCGAGGAGGCcacatttacataaaaaaatgttactgttcactctcttttctctctatgtTCTTCTCTATATCTTGGTACTTGTGTCTCTCCCTTTCTCTGTAAACCGCCTTTTTCTTATATACTCCTTCTCCCACATCTCAACCATCCATCCTTACCTAACATACCTTCTATCATGACACTTGTCTCTGTCGTTATCTGAAGAAGGTGGCGGAAGGAATCTGCATAGCTGTGACTTGCATTGTTCAGGTCATTTCCTCATCAATGTAGCTGATAAAGCTGTTGCCCACCATTAAATGTGGAGACAACAAGTTACTCTGAACTAGAAACTTCCCCTATGGTCAcagattctctctcttcataCCTTTCTCTCCACCTGGAACATCTCAAAGTCCTATGATTCATCCATTCCTCTCATTGGGCGTCCTTCATCCACGGGCCCGTGGCTCGTGGCCTGTGGTATCCCTACACCAATACTGCAACTCTTCAACTTCATCCTTAGTCCTTGAGCACCCACAGCTTTCATGATTAAGAAGAAAAGGATTGAGAAGATGGCAATGTCCAAGAGGAGGAGAACTAATAAAGAAGTTGATCAAGTTAATTACTTGCCAACTAAAGGGCTCTTGCAAGAAGGGAGCAAAATGGTAATTTCCTTCAATCTATTAGAATTAAGaaacttctcttttatttatttaattattttatttagttcaatagttacaaaaaccaaagatttgaactctaattttCCTAATAAAGGAGAGCATGCTATGCCACTAAAACTTCTTTTAATTCcttggtttgaaatttttggaaaaaaaaaaaaaccattttttccttcaatcaTAAAACTGCGTGAAGTTTTAAGTATAACTTCCAAGCCCTTGTgctattgttatatatataaattgctAATTATGTAACACTTAATCCCCTTGAGATTTAAGTATAAGACTTAACCCTAGATTTAAAGTGTATTACAAAACTCTTTGTGGTATTGTTTTATGTAAAAATAGTATGGACAAATATCATCACATGAGCAATTTACATTCTTGTTTTCCTAGATCTTTCAACtatttacacaaaataataatatttgaagTTAATTTTACACTCAAAACTTTATAAAGTTTTGAGTTTTCACAAGAAAAATCACAGGGATTTTTGTGTAGCCTTTCCAATGTCACAATTCTCAACTCTACTATGCTCTGGTGATGATTGCATCTTAGTTGGACCTGGTACCATTAATATGTAGATTGAGAATGTAGCATGTGGACCAAGCCATGGAATCAggtaaagaaattttatttattttttgatctaTTGAATATTATGTAACTATAACAACAATATTATAGTGTGATGCCAAATTGGTCATGGGTGCAATTTGTTATTGTAGCATTGGGAGTTTAGGCAAAAACCAGCAAGAGACTAGTGTCCAAAACATGACAATTACAATAGTAAATTTTTCCGGTACTCAGAATTGGGTGAGGATTAAATCTTGGCCAAGGCCTAGCAATGGGTTTGCTAGGAGCATTATTTTCCAACATGTCAATATGGTGAATGTCCAAAATCCCATTATAATTGATCAAAATTATTGCCCCTCTAAAGATTGCCCTCATTAGGTACGATATTTTGAAGGATATTTATGctaatgttgtttaaattttaaactataatcTGTTTGCTTATGaaaaatcctaaacatgttcaaGAAGATTACACAATATAGattcttataaattttagtttccaTGGCCCCTTACTATAATCATAGAAACTACTCATAAGTAATACCCATTATATAGCTAGGCCCATTATTATGGCATCCTAAACTTTTAGTCTACATAAGTTTTTGGCGCAAATTAAACCCCTTCTTTGCAACAAgaaaatctttaatttttttagtttttgcttaATAATACATCTTTCAAagtcaaaataataaaagaaaacataaattaaaaacggtgatgttagtttttttaattttataggttAGAGTTTGCATACTACTACCATTAATAAGTAGAAAATTGATGTGTGCAAATTTGTTTTCCCATTTTAATAGGCTTCTGGTGTAAAAATTAGTAATGTGACATACCAAGACATTCATGGAAGTTCAGCGACAGGGGTGGCTGTGAATTTTAATTGTAGTCTGGGAAATCCATGCTCTGCAATAACAATGAAAAACATAATGCTCACTTACAAGAATCAAGTAGCCAAAGCTTCATGTAATTATGCATCTGTCACATCTTCTGGTATTGTCCAGCCTGCAATCAATTGCTTATAGAGCAAGGGAGTTAATTTTGTATTGGAGGCTGTTTCAATTTggtaaaagaaatgaaattttttgatattggttaataccatggttttaaaaaccgaaccgagagttgaacaatttttttcaaaattcccGGTTCAACCCAATTTTgactgtttttttttggtttttgaccGGTTTTCCCCGATTTTAGGGGTTTTTATCGGACCAGGCAGGCTCCTAGTTCCCAGTTGAACCAGTCAAACCGGCCAGTCCGGTCCGTTTTTAAAACATTAGTTAATACTGATATACTATTTCAAAGTTAgcactatatatatgtgtgtgtgtgcgtgtgtgtgtgtacacatatttatatgtttataaacatataatttaaatctACAATTTTATAAGACCAAATATTCGCATAAATACATTAATGCAATGTATTAGctcaaataacattttttttttaattattttatttgaaagttCACTTGGTGTATAAAACActagtgaatgtttagacccccaatttcaaaaatactaACACAAGCTTATACTTAAACAATAGATGTGTGGAATGATAAGTACAAGCAatacccaaataaataaacaactctAAACCACAATTAATTACAACACAGCAACAATTAAAAGGCAAGAGTAAGGATTagaaagatgcaaatacaaagataaCATCGGcacgtgttattgaagaggaaatcgaagaacttgGCAAAAAACCtttccgccaccctccaagtggtaaaatgatccactaaagagtaaagttgggatacaagaataacaatagaccctccaagcctaatttacccaatgcacctaagccctccaaccttcttgctccaacaaagTTAAGCCtgtgtcttctttagctttccAGATCCtgcaataagcccattgcatcaaccaaatgaattggtcctctctgaactgcttcccaagtaGCAAATAATCTTctcactgatatgggtatgatgaggtaaggatttggctaagTATCCTCTCAAGggtatgtcaatggagagggtgagagtagaggaatttagaGAGTCAAATGtctaagattgtggatgagtcaatcttgtttttctctagggtttctctcttaaaattctctctagaagctctctacatttcatgggtataagggtatatatagtagggtatgTGATGgaatgtgaaaaaaaaacatttttttgcaTAACAAGGGGTTCTAGCAACTCACCTACGCGACTGGGACGAGTCGCGAGTTCCAATTGCGAAATAACTGACTGGTCAGATTGTCcttttttgtcttgtagtgttCCAACTGTCGTGACCCTTCAACTCCTGTGTGCTTCACATGTGTGGCATTTTGGCGAGTCAACAATTGCGAGCCATTTGtgagatccagtcacgagaATGCTCTTGAATGCACACACACTTGAATTCTTCACACTCTTTAACACacacccttacatgattcccacctaaatacaagatATCTAATTGCTGAATTACATTATTGTTGCAGCTAAAACATCTATATCAATTGAAACACTCATCAAAACTCCGGTACATGCAGGTATAACCTAATATTTTATCCaatacattttaaaaaagtatCTGTATCGGTTTAACAGTGAGTATGATGTATACCTCTGGTACTACTATCAGTATGATATGTTATAAAGGGGAGGGGAATACAAAATCCGTATTTATAAaggataaaaaatgaatatacaTTCTTGTCGTTTCAATCCTACGGTCAAAAAAGTATACTAGTTATTTTTTGAagtatattaatattattgtaGTAGGTCATTGGATGATAAGCTGATTGCTCAAGCCTGTGGCAGTGCTAGTCCATTGGGCGTTCTTGGAGCTGCTTGACCTTGCAATTAGGATATAAGGTTGAAAATTGAAGCCTTTATCAGGGCGTTTGTATGAcgaattgtttaatttaatgatTTCATTTTGCAATGACAACTCGCATGAAGCATATTGAGTAATATCATCAAAACGAAGCATATTCAGTAAtgtaatgaaaataatttaatcaaggaatTCTATCTGGATTTTCCTTTGTGAGGAAAAAGCCCCACAACTCCCCCACATTGAAGGGTgcattgttattatttttttttaaagcactgcttgtttcttttctttgcttGGCCATGTCCATATGTGATGAAATGTGTGTATTAGGGTGATTTGTGTATGAGTGAGTGAGTCTCTCTCTTTACTGATTTGtattaaaagagaaaagttaAGACTCTTAATAGCACCTTTTAACACCCAAGTGTAAAGAACCAGACGGGCTCTGTGCATTAATACAATTATTGGACAGGATAATACAAGTTTCGTTTCCTATGCTCTGGAGTTTCTACCAAAGTTGACGGTGCATGACTCGGAAATTAGACCCATCAACCACGTTATTTGTACACAGTAATTATTACTTACCTATTGTTGATAGATAGTATAGACTTTGgaaaattgtatttttcaaaTAGTATTCGATGGAGGTAGTATTTTCCaattaaaaatttctttaaagaTGAATTTGTTTCCATTTTTGAATTATCTGTTTAACCTACATGGCTTTCTACATCTAAGTTTTCATGACAAACACTCATATGCTAATGGCTCATAGTGTGAGACTCGTCATAGCTCTACTTCACATATGTGCATTGTCATTTCTAAACATTCTTGAAATAAGCAATGGCTCAGAGAGTGACATCTACTGCTTGAGGTCCATTAAAGATTCAGTAGAAGGCCCCCGTAACTACTTGAAAAATTCGTGGAACATTAACAACAATACCGTAGGCTTCATCTGTGAATTTGTTGGGGTTGAATGCTGGCCCCCAGATGCTAATGAGGTCTTAAATTTCCAACTCAGTCACATGATGCTCTGGGGTCAATTCCCTCGTGACATTGAGAATTGCACACATTTAACAGGATTAGACCTCTCTGCTAATGAACTTTCAGGACCACTCCCATTTGACATAGGAGACTTGATCCCATTTGTCTCAAAACTCAACATCTCCGGAGACAAATTTTTTGGGGAAATCCCAAAGAGCTTTGTCAATTGCAATTTTCTAATGGTTCGTTTGGATTGAAGGAGAGGGAGGCAAAATTATCTAATTTTgaccaactctactctactcccctccactcctcctccttcccccctccatccaaacaggccataaatgTTCTCAAAGTTGACTAGAACCAACTAACTGGTCAAATCCCTTCCCAAATAAGTGACCTCGATCGTTCGAAGTTCTTCAATGTTTCTAACAATCAGTTGTAAGGATTGGTCCCTGTCTTTAGCAAAACCACTACTAAATTTACAGCTGAGAGCTTTGCTAACAACAAGGAACTTTGTGGAGGGCCATTGGAACCCTGTCCAAAATGAATATGGaaattcttttcatttgaaaatgGGTTTCTAGTTGGTTATGTGTTTTCTGCAGGTTCAGTAATGGCTTTTTTTCTATCCAATTATATGGCTTTCATGATTAAGAAGAATAGGATTGAGAAGATGGCACTGTCCAAGAGGAGTAGAACTAATAAAGAAGTTGATCAAGTTAACTACTTGCCAACTAAAGGGCTCCTACAAGAAGGGAGGAAAACGGTACTTCCTCTCAATCGATTAGAATTAGGAaaattctctttatttatttattaattatttttttaattcaatagttCAAACGACCaaaagatttgaactctaattttCCTAATAAAGGAGAGCATGCTATGCCATTAAAACTTCTTTTAAGTTTTTGGTTTGGaatttttgggggggtggggggaccctatttttttttccttaaatcatAAAACTGCGTGAAATTTTGAGTGTAACTTCCATGCTCTTGTGCTATTGTTatgtcttttatatatatattatatatataatatatatatatatatattgaatgaaTAAATCAAACCATCATCGGTACctaatcaagtttcaaaagacaaaattgaagtgaaaatttGTAAAACATTTTGGCGCATATGAAACAACCATTTTTACAGTGACCTTATTGTCAATTCTGCTAAAACGTGTCCAATACTACTGTGACATTGATAAGTCATTAGAAATTTCTGTGGATGTAGAATTCAGATGCTGGTCCAGCCAGTtttcatttcttaattttttctctattgaCTGAACTGAAACGAGTCTCCAACTCTCCATAGgaattttgatttgtcaaaaaagACTCTTAATCAATCATGTCATTGACAAAAAAGATATCCTAGTTCAATAGgaattgtgatttgtgagaGGTGGGGTTCAAGAACTAGGCAGCAATTAATAGCTAAGGATTTCTGGCTAAATGCTGGGAGGAGTGTCACAGTCTCAGTCTCACATGCAAATACCGctttcatcaaattaaatattttggaCCAGATCATTTTCCACCGTGTAAGACACTTTGCCAGATATTTTCTGCCCTGTTTgccactttttcttttccatattCGTTGAACTTTGGACCATGATAAATTTTCCACCGTGTTTAACACTctccaagtctttttttttttttttttttgtgctctgTTTGTTACTTTGCTTTTTTGCCTTTTTCCACATTGAATGTACCGACACCAACATCTAGCCCAATGTGTCACCAATGTATAGCTTGTATTTAATTGTAgctatttttgctattattgaATTAAGGTTCtgatttgccaaaaaaataaaaacctattaCTGGGGACAAATTCACTTGTATTGTCATATGAGATGAGTTCAAATTACACCTGGTATAACTCTAAAGGATTACACCAAAAGGATTACACCTTTTTTAAatcattggatttaagtagatccaacagCCAAAAAAAGATTATCATTAATACTAATATTTGAAttgatctcatttattattccttatataatacattttatacttatttctaaaccaaaaaaaaattatatggttgactctttctttcttcactgcacgtctctctct of the Quercus robur chromosome 10, dhQueRobu3.1, whole genome shotgun sequence genome contains:
- the LOC126702828 gene encoding probably inactive leucine-rich repeat receptor-like protein kinase At5g48380 — translated: MAHSVRLVIALLHIFALSFLDILKISNGLESDIYCLRSIRDSLEDPHNYLKNSWNFNNNTAGFICEFGGVECWHPNANEVLNIQLSHMMLKGQFPRDIKNCTHLIGLDLSANELSGPLPFVSHSVSKLNNSINKFFGEIPKSFVNCSFLNVLKLDHNQLTSQISPQISDLNRSKFFNVANNQLS
- the LOC126702832 gene encoding probably inactive leucine-rich repeat receptor-like protein kinase At5g48380, which gives rise to MAHSVRLVIALLHICALSFLNILEISNGSESDIYCLRSIKDSVEGPRNYLKNSWNINNNTVGFICEFVGVECWPPDANEVLNFQLSHMMLWGQFPRDIENCTHLTGLDLSANELSGPLPFDIGDLIPFVSKLNISGDKFFGEIPKSFVNCNFLMVRSVMAFFLSNYMAFMIKKNRIEKMALSKRSRTNKEVDQVNYLPTKGLLQEGRKTIYKLEGMVSRMNFIEFSEATSNFSTNNAIGLGKIGMMYKAVLPNGSPLAVKRLYGCQLFEKQFISELLALGTLKHNNLVPILGFYRERKEKLLVYKYISNSNLYYWLRARESMDKILEWPLRNKIAIGIARGLACLHHKCNF